From the Kitasatospora viridis genome, one window contains:
- a CDS encoding nuclear transport factor 2 family protein: protein MATDRHDQLTEDLRAAERRLQAAQLAADADALDALLDDRLVFTGPDGRLYGKADDLELQRSGRQRLTRVAEEELTVLVTGATGVTWFLGTLAGAVDGQEFAARLRYTRTWVHADGGGWRLLAAHVSAVPGD from the coding sequence ATGGCCACGGACCGGCACGACCAGTTGACCGAAGACCTGCGCGCCGCCGAGCGCCGCCTCCAGGCCGCGCAGCTCGCCGCCGACGCCGATGCGCTCGATGCCCTGCTCGACGACCGGCTGGTCTTCACCGGGCCGGACGGGCGGCTGTACGGGAAGGCGGACGACCTGGAGCTCCAGCGCAGCGGGCGGCAGCGCCTCACCCGGGTCGCGGAGGAGGAGTTGACGGTCCTGGTCACGGGCGCCACCGGCGTCACCTGGTTCCTCGGCACCCTCGCCGGGGCGGTCGACGGGCAGGAGTTCGCCGCCCGCCTGCGCTACACCCGCACCTGGGTCCACGCGGACGGGGGCGGCTGGCGGCTGCTCGCCGCGCATGTCAGCGCCGTGCCCGGTGACTGA
- a CDS encoding muconolactone Delta-isomerase family protein produces MHEYLVEITTDVPPDVPAEEVDRRRAAEAVRAHELAATGRLARLWRPLGEPRSIGIWRAANEADLRTAVLGTLPMWPWMTATVTPLEPHPNDPGADT; encoded by the coding sequence CTGCACGAGTACCTGGTCGAGATCACCACCGACGTCCCCCCGGACGTCCCCGCCGAGGAAGTGGACCGTCGCCGCGCCGCCGAGGCGGTCCGCGCCCACGAACTCGCCGCCACCGGCCGCCTCGCCCGCCTCTGGCGCCCGCTCGGCGAACCGCGCAGCATCGGCATCTGGCGCGCGGCGAACGAGGCCGACCTGCGCACTGCGGTGCTCGGCACCCTGCCGATGTGGCCGTGGATGACCGCCACGGTCACACCGCTCGAACCCCACCCGAACGACCCGGGCGCGGACACCTGA
- a CDS encoding HesA/MoeB/ThiF family protein: MSNAEASPRPPYRLPRVKREHQAVHRDDGTIQVGGDILGIASVFDDPDGSLWQIIRLLDGTRSIEQLHTDSGQPRDTVAALVEALYEGGFLEDAATQDSTTLSAREQERYSRNQAFYRWIDLTPRPSPWTVQERIKAARVVVLGLGGGGSSVALALAASGVGNLHLVDHDRVELSNLTRQFLYCEADIGRTKVDAAVARLRSVNSTITITGEEAKVESIADLSRLIENCDVLAMCADRPLKIRHWADTACHQAGIPWVTGGYVGPVSTVQILARDGGACVECMHLRSGELSSDAPAVISEQDDPELLDNDQVAASTAISAGMSGLMIAHGVLAHITGAPDFGGSFQFGMNLAAPEQQLYMTGDRHPQCPVCADRT; the protein is encoded by the coding sequence ATGTCCAACGCCGAAGCGTCGCCCCGGCCTCCGTACCGTCTGCCGCGTGTCAAGCGCGAACACCAGGCCGTCCACAGGGACGACGGAACGATCCAGGTGGGTGGCGACATCCTCGGCATCGCCTCCGTGTTCGACGACCCGGACGGCTCGCTCTGGCAGATCATCCGCCTCCTGGACGGCACCCGGTCCATCGAGCAGCTCCACACCGACTCCGGGCAACCCCGGGACACCGTGGCCGCCCTCGTCGAAGCGCTCTACGAGGGCGGATTCCTCGAAGACGCCGCAACCCAGGACTCCACCACACTCAGCGCGCGGGAACAGGAACGCTACTCACGCAACCAGGCGTTCTACCGCTGGATCGACCTGACACCCCGACCGTCGCCGTGGACCGTGCAGGAACGCATCAAGGCCGCGAGGGTCGTCGTGCTCGGACTCGGTGGCGGTGGCTCCAGCGTCGCCCTGGCCCTGGCCGCCTCCGGTGTCGGGAACCTCCACCTGGTCGACCACGACCGTGTCGAACTCTCCAACCTCACGCGCCAGTTCCTCTACTGCGAAGCCGACATCGGCCGCACCAAAGTGGACGCCGCCGTGGCACGGCTGCGATCCGTCAACTCGACCATCACCATCACCGGCGAAGAGGCCAAGGTCGAATCGATCGCCGACCTGAGCCGCCTCATCGAGAACTGCGACGTCCTCGCGATGTGCGCCGACCGACCCCTGAAGATCAGGCACTGGGCCGACACCGCGTGCCACCAGGCAGGCATCCCCTGGGTTACCGGCGGATACGTCGGGCCCGTGAGCACGGTCCAGATCCTGGCGCGGGACGGTGGCGCCTGCGTCGAGTGCATGCACCTGCGCAGCGGCGAACTGTCCAGCGACGCACCCGCCGTGATCAGCGAGCAGGACGACCCGGAACTGCTCGACAACGATCAGGTGGCGGCGAGCACCGCCATCTCGGCGGGCATGAGCGGCCTGATGATCGCCCACGGAGTGCTGGCCCACATCACCGGAGCACCCGACTTCGGCGGCAGCTTCCAGTTCGGGATGAACCTGGCGGCGCCGGAGCAGCAGCTGTACATGACCGGCGACCGGCACCCCCAGTGCCCCGTGTGCGCCGACCGAACCTGA
- a CDS encoding DNA polymerase Y family protein, whose product MRSAAAARVLAVWYPDWPIVATGGLSGPADPVAVVEDGRVLACSDAARRAGVRRGQRLRLAHRLCPELRLRERDPLAETRWFESVVAAVGAFTPRVEVLRPGLCVLPVKGPARYFGGEEALVGQVQRALAELGAERRPGGTADGGAGGGAGVPDRATDWGGPADDPSATPAPEEPSPPAVLPPGPRVGVADGVFAGVLAARAGVLVPVGRTAEFLAPYSVAVLEDEGLAELLVRLGLPTLGDFARLPAATVADRFGPAGRLAHRLARGLEARPPAAPLPGLDLAVEQRFDPPELLAEPLVFVGRALAERLHEALAGAGVACRRVSVEVGCADGSSAARLWQHEGRLSAPALAERVRWQLQAWQGAGTFAPAAGGFTVLRLAPEELVPDHGRQLALWGQTVVADRVERAAARVQALLGYGGLSRVERVGGRGPGEVLVRVPWGEQPLPAADLDAPWPGRLPHPAPGVVWPQPRPVAVLDAAGQPVGVSGRAEVTAPPCQLLLDGRLAVVTGWAGPWPAVEQWWDPELSRRRARFQVTLADGRALLLVLAGGGWTVEGSYS is encoded by the coding sequence GTGCGCAGTGCTGCGGCGGCGCGGGTGCTGGCGGTCTGGTACCCGGACTGGCCGATCGTCGCGACCGGTGGGCTGAGCGGCCCCGCCGACCCGGTCGCCGTGGTCGAGGACGGCCGGGTGCTGGCCTGCTCGGACGCCGCCCGGCGGGCCGGGGTGCGGCGCGGGCAGCGGCTCCGCCTCGCCCACCGGCTCTGCCCCGAGCTGCGGCTGCGGGAGCGGGACCCGCTGGCCGAGACCCGGTGGTTCGAGTCGGTGGTGGCCGCCGTCGGCGCGTTCACCCCGCGGGTGGAGGTGCTGCGGCCCGGGCTCTGCGTGCTGCCGGTGAAGGGGCCGGCCCGGTACTTCGGCGGCGAGGAGGCGCTGGTCGGGCAGGTCCAGCGGGCGCTGGCCGAGCTGGGCGCCGAGCGGCGGCCGGGCGGCACGGCGGACGGCGGGGCTGGCGGCGGGGCGGGCGTACCGGACCGGGCCACCGACTGGGGCGGCCCGGCTGACGACCCGTCGGCCACCCCCGCTCCTGAAGAGCCGTCACCCCCCGCCGTGCTGCCGCCCGGCCCCCGGGTCGGGGTGGCCGACGGGGTCTTCGCCGGCGTGCTGGCGGCCCGGGCCGGGGTGCTGGTGCCGGTCGGGCGGACCGCCGAGTTCCTGGCGCCCTACTCCGTGGCCGTGCTGGAGGACGAGGGGCTGGCCGAGCTGCTGGTCCGGCTCGGCCTGCCCACCCTGGGCGACTTCGCCCGGCTGCCCGCCGCCACCGTGGCCGACCGGTTCGGCCCGGCCGGGCGGCTGGCCCACCGGCTGGCCCGGGGCCTGGAGGCCCGCCCGCCGGCCGCTCCGCTGCCCGGGCTCGACCTGGCGGTGGAGCAACGCTTCGACCCGCCCGAGCTGCTGGCCGAGCCGCTGGTGTTCGTCGGCCGGGCGCTGGCCGAGCGGCTGCACGAGGCGCTGGCCGGGGCCGGGGTGGCCTGTCGGCGGGTCTCGGTGGAGGTGGGGTGCGCGGACGGCAGCTCGGCGGCCCGGCTCTGGCAGCACGAGGGGCGGCTCTCCGCGCCCGCGCTGGCCGAGCGGGTGCGCTGGCAGTTGCAGGCCTGGCAGGGCGCGGGCACCTTCGCCCCGGCGGCCGGCGGTTTCACCGTGCTGCGGCTGGCGCCGGAGGAGCTGGTGCCGGACCACGGGCGCCAGCTCGCGCTCTGGGGCCAGACCGTGGTGGCGGACCGGGTGGAGCGGGCCGCCGCCCGGGTGCAGGCGCTGCTCGGCTACGGCGGGCTGAGCCGGGTGGAGCGGGTCGGCGGGCGCGGTCCGGGCGAGGTGCTGGTCCGGGTGCCGTGGGGGGAGCAGCCGCTGCCGGCCGCCGACCTGGACGCGCCGTGGCCCGGGCGGCTGCCGCACCCCGCGCCGGGGGTGGTCTGGCCGCAGCCGCGGCCGGTGGCGGTGCTGGACGCGGCCGGGCAGCCGGTCGGGGTGAGCGGGCGGGCCGAGGTGACCGCGCCGCCCTGCCAGCTGCTGCTGGACGGGCGGTTGGCGGTGGTCACCGGCTGGGCCGGGCCGTGGCCGGCGGTGGAGCAGTGGTGGGACCCGGAGCTGTCCCGGCGCCGGGCCCGGTTCCAGGTCACCCTGGCGGACGGCCGGGCGCTGCTGCTGGTGCTGGCCGGCGGCGGCTGGACGGTGGAGGGGTCGTACAGCTGA
- a CDS encoding alpha/beta fold hydrolase, whose translation MTRKSVGHFVSEQARAKFLDAYDRAMELWPSPRRELDVETSYGTVHVHHYGQDGPGAGEPVVLLHGHAGHASNWYPQVAALGEHHPVYAIDTLDDPGRSVQHTVAAGSAENAAWLGEVLAGLGLGRVHLVGASYGGWLTLNQAVHAPERLASIAVLDPGGIEKVPARFYAHMIGGLFGMLAPRRFRPALGRLLANPALSSPPEMIAPLMLAMRSYKPTARPAARPFTDEELTSVRLPALVLLGRRSALVRPRQALRRTTALIPGVRAEIVERAGHGLNLEQPELVNERLLRFVAAPTALH comes from the coding sequence ATGACCAGGAAGAGCGTCGGACACTTCGTCAGCGAGCAGGCCCGCGCGAAGTTCCTCGATGCCTACGACCGCGCGATGGAGCTGTGGCCGAGCCCGCGCCGGGAGCTCGACGTCGAGACGAGCTACGGCACCGTGCACGTCCACCACTACGGCCAGGACGGACCGGGAGCCGGCGAGCCGGTCGTGCTGCTGCACGGGCACGCCGGGCACGCCTCCAACTGGTACCCCCAGGTCGCCGCGCTGGGCGAGCACCACCCGGTCTACGCGATCGACACGCTGGACGACCCCGGCCGCAGCGTGCAGCACACCGTCGCCGCCGGCTCCGCCGAGAACGCGGCCTGGCTCGGCGAGGTCCTGGCCGGCCTCGGGCTCGGCCGGGTCCACCTGGTCGGCGCCTCCTACGGCGGCTGGCTGACCCTCAATCAGGCCGTCCACGCACCCGAGCGCCTGGCCTCGATCGCGGTGCTGGACCCGGGCGGGATCGAGAAGGTCCCGGCGCGGTTCTACGCCCACATGATCGGCGGCCTGTTCGGCATGCTCGCCCCGCGCCGGTTCCGCCCCGCGCTCGGACGGCTGCTCGCCAACCCCGCGCTCAGCTCGCCGCCCGAGATGATCGCCCCGCTGATGCTCGCCATGCGCAGCTACAAGCCGACCGCCCGCCCCGCCGCCCGGCCCTTCACCGACGAGGAGTTGACCTCCGTCCGACTGCCCGCCCTGGTCCTGCTCGGCCGGCGCAGCGCGCTGGTCCGGCCGCGGCAGGCGCTGCGCCGGACCACCGCGCTGATCCCGGGCGTGCGGGCCGAGATCGTCGAACGGGCCGGGCACGGCCTCAACTTGGAGCAGCCCGAGCTGGTCAACGAGCGTCTGCTGCGGTTCGTGGCCGCGCCGACCGCCCTGCACTGA